CGATAATTCGGCTTACCTAGAAACACGTCGATCTCAGTCCTctgacgtccaaatccttccaacgaagtaccccgagactcgtgaggacctccttaagcttcctatgaccttagaattccctgaaacacaaggttttatgtgtgcatgaacagtgcacaaaaTCGGGGTTAGGGTTTCTCGGGTTTTCGAAGCATTCACGTCCAAATAAGGGTACCAATAGACTCAAGAGGTTACAATGAGCAAGAACCTTACCTTAAAAGCTTCGATCCGTGCCTGAAATGGGGAGTTCGAAGCTTGTCCGTACGAagaagggaaagagagagagagtctgagagagatgagagggtACGAGAGATAAGAGAGGGAGtgagtgtggtgtgtgtgtggtccacgcGGGTCACCAATCCAAAACCACAAATAACCTCTAAGTCTCAATATGATACACACATACACTACAGTCTCAACGTCTAAGGATAAAACCGTCCTTTCACGTCCTCTAGAATAAAATAATGCACATCTCcgagacgggctgtgacatttgCCCAATAGATTAAAAGACTACCTTTGAGTTCCTATTTCTTTTGATTTCTTGGTTCATAGCACAAAACATTGGCGACAACTTGTTTCCCCTCGTTGACAATGTTGTTGCTACTAGTCCAATATTTTTGTATACATACCTATCTTAAAAATAGGTTCAGTACCAGCACAAGCCTACTTTAGCACAAACCAGGCTGCTCTTCTTGCTCTCAAATCCCCACCTAGGCAGCCTGTCATTTCTTGTTGAGCTGGAATTCAAAAAACAACAGTTTTGGTGGTAGTTTACCAAACAATATATGCCAACATCTTCCAAGCATTTAGGGGTTGCATTTGCCGTGCAACCAGTTTGATGGAGGGTGAATGTAGGGTAAACATTGTGAAGTGTTTGATTATTGGGTGTGtgtttattaataaattttagtttatacTTAACTTTACCTTATATTTAATGATAATTATGTTATAGAGTAAAAAAGACAATTCACAATTAGGAGTCCTCACGAGCTCCGAATGAATCAACCACTAAGTAAATTGAGGAGAAATGAGGAGTCAAACATTGTTAGTACCAAAATATGTTTAATGGGCCCAAACTGACTAAAGCCCACAACGGCCTCAAAAATTCCTATATCCATTTCCTCCTCTATTTCCACGTGCCGAAACGGCAGAAGCCATTTCCGAAACCCAAACCAAAACCTCTACCCGAActccaccctctctctctctctctctctccgaccCTGCGAGACCCGAGCGACCCTTCACTCCGCCACCATGCTTCGCCGAGCCACCACCCTCTTGACCCGATCCACGATCCCCCTCAGGGCCCGACCCTTCTCTACCGACGTCGCTGAGACTGCCCCAGCCGATTCGACTTTCAGTGATGCCTGGAAGAAAGTGGTGCCTCACATAGATCCCCCAAGGACCCCATTGACCTTCATGAAGCCTAGGCCTGTAACCCCGTCATCGATCCCCACTAAGCTGACTGTCAATTTCGTGCTCCCTTATGCGTCCGAACTTTCGGCGAAAGAGGTCAGTTTTCGGAGATTTGTTGTGTGGCGTTTGCAATATTTTGATCTGAGGTTTGATTTAAGATTCAGGTGATATGGGTTTTGTATGATTTATGGTGGGTTTATCTGGGTTTGGTGctaattgtgatttttcaggTCGAATTTGTTGTCCCTAGTTTGAATTGGGTATTCTGTTGTTTTGAGTAGGTTTGAATCGGTTTGGAGCTAATTCAGTATTTATGTCAATTCACGCTTTGATTTTGTTGTGAACTTATAtgggttttgtttttaattgttaatttacTGGGACTGGAGCTGTTTTCGGATTATTGATTGGTTCGAGCATTTTCGCTATACGACTTGCAAGTTCAGTGTCATTGTACATCTTTGATTGACTGATCAATGTAGGAAGGTGGATTATGATATATAAGTTCTAAGGTGTATTGAAGGATTTAACCATTTCATCTAATAGGTCTTCATATCTTCACAGTGATGCAATGCTACTTACAAAAGACGCCGCCGCATTAATATTTTTCTGCTGTTTATTGTATGGGACTCTGTGTTTTGCGTTTCTTTGTGGAAGTCCATTTTTTCAGAATAAGAGTTAACCTTTTGGTTCTTGGTTCAGTATTTTGTTTCGATGGCAAACTTCCATCTAAATCGTGGTGATTATTCTTGTTACACAAAATGTCTTTGCTAGATTGATCTTAAGCATTTCTCTGTTTCGAATTTTGAATGGATGCATTATAGCATTTTCCAATCATCGTTATCCATGTTTTCACTTTGATCTATTTATGTGTGTTACATTTTTCTCTATTACAAGTCATATCCTATACTGTTTAAAGTATTTAACTCAAATACAAATGTGAACAGATGTGGAAACTAAGTTTCTTTTAAAAAGTTTGTGGAGTTGTCAATCTGATGAGAAACCAATACTGCTTGTAATGAAAACTAAATTTCCAGCTAGGGATGGAAAACGTCTAGTGTGAAATTCCATTTTGCTCTCCTTAATCAAGCTCTGTGATACCTTTTAGTCATTTTGATTGGTAAATGGGtatggagagaagtgttggaatctaaaggtcttcgcctaagccgatcaaagacagaatatatggagtgcaagttcagtgcaaatggaggccaaaacgagttaggggtgaggatcggagatcaagaaataccaaagagcgaccgttttcgttacctaggatctatcttgcaaaagaacgcagaattagatggagatctcaaccatagaatacaagctggatggatgaagtggaagagtgcatccggcgtattgtgtgaccgccgtatgccactgaagctcaagggaaaattttataggacggcaataaggccggcgatgctgtatggcacagaatgttgggcggtgaagcatcaacacgtacacaaaatgggtgtagcggagatgaggatgcttcgttggatgtgtgggcacacgagaaaggataagattaggaatgaggatatccggggtaaagtaggagtagccgaaattgaaggaaagatgagagaaaatcggttacggtggtttggacatgtgcaaagaaggcctactgacgctccgattagaagatgcgactatgggacagaggttcagggccgaaggggtagaggaagacctaggaaaactttggaagagaccctaagaaaagacttagagtacttggatctaacggaggacatgacacaggacagaacacaatgacgttctaagattcatatagccgatcccactcagtgacttggattttccaagtctccaaccgagaagttttcctcactcgggaaattaagggaacactacctcaacctacatgctccactcacaaagcttcaacatacaagcttcaacaaaagaaaattcaaagaacttagcgaataaggctttggtgtatttaacacaatacgttgaaattaaggaaaacttatttattgatatccccgataagttacaaatatgtacatatacttgagtcaaaataaacaaacaagatggagccttcacaaaggttgcttaggagaagtcttagcagtcggtagagccccagaaagagaaggcactggagggggatcattcggagcctcagtactggacaaaaccctagaaggaggaggcatcagaggttgatcatttggagcttcattacgcggtacagtcccagaagacgaaggcaataaatgcctttggaacaaacccacaaatctctgatgatcaagtaaaacctgaccatcagattccttcatctggtcaagcttcctcttcatgtttgtagcatagtcatgtgcgagccggtgcaactgtttattctcatgcttgagccctctaatctcttgtttgagactcatcactttagccgccaatgattcaacttgacgggttcgagcaaataggcgttgggccatattagacacagaacctgcacactgaacactgagagccagagaatccttaacagccaactcatcagaccgtttggaaagtagtctgttatctttgggagtgagaaggttcctggccactaccgcagcggtcatatcattcttcatcacggaatccccaacggtaagaggaccagtaggggagacgaaggatgggcgccatatgttgtctggagaaggcggggctgcctcttcaacaaggttcaagtcaaaacgacggtcggaggggctagacattttcaaaggtgttgaaaaaagaggaggtcggacaaatcaagatattagaagtgcaagaatggagcttctactggtggatattcaagtgtgctttggaacttaatgtcagcctctataaaaatctgcactcgacgaagcttcagaaatcgaagaggcatttgctttctcaaaagctgggctgctcagagaccacgagggtcgatctcagaaatcgaagaggcgtttgctttctcaaaagctgggctgctcaaagaccacgaaggccgatctcagaaatcgaagaggcttgctttctcaaaagctgggctgctcagagaccacgagggccgatctcagaaatcgaagaggcacctactttccagccttgtcagcacctgtcacatgcactcagctttgcggaaattatgggcattctgtcaaagatttctggcgaagtagaaagcacatgaatcgtactgttcaatcaccaacttcccacacgcaacagtaactcatgggtaccactgataactttgccaaagttctctgacaaagttgagacacgtgaagcttgcagctcccgctacatcgctctgaccaagaagggtacaataattgcaaagaaacaacactaacaaagtttagacacataaattttgaaggtctagctaccatattattacccacaagggtaaaggaacagtaccactgctggataattggaaagtcccggtgtgtcaacctctgtgcttcgtggcaaggtggactagcaaacatgcctaacctttactcacattcgagaaaacactcccaacaggattgcttgctccaaaatcgaagaggcaccgccctccgaatctcgagagccagcctcccaacatgattactttctcaaaaatcgaagagaaggtaaaggaacagtaccactgctggataattggaaagtccctgtgtgtcaacctttgtgcttcgtggcaaggtagactagcaaacatgcccaacctttactcacattcgagaaaacactcccaacaagattgcttgctccaaaatcgaagaggcaccgccctccgaatctcgagagccagactcccaacatgattactttctcaaaaatcgaagagagggtaaaggaacagtaccactgctggataattggaaagtccctgtgtgtcaacctctgtgcttcgtggcaaggtagactagcaaatatgcccaacctttactcacatttcgagaaaacactcccaacaagattgcttgctccaaaatcgaagaggcaccgccctccgaatctcgagagccaaactcccaacatgattactttctcaaaaatcgaagagacaccgctctccgaatctcgagagccagacccccagcaggattgctttctcaaaaatcgaagaggcattgttctccgaatctcgagagccagatccccgacaggattgcttgttcgaaaaccgaagaggcaccactttcccaacttcaagagctggatctccttggataaagcttgtctgtaatcttcacacgcaacatcagctttccagataccacagaccactttttcaaagtgctatgacagagttaaaacatgtgaagctggcagctcccactaccgtgctatgaccaagcagggtaaaggaatagcattattacttgatgttagggagactcctatatatgtcgacctccatccctaacggacaggcagacctgcaaaaatgctcaaccctttctcttatctgagagagcactcccaacgaagcctttcgaaatattcagctttctttccccccgataatacctctgtaaacaagctatactagagcaagattatctcatatcatcagggttaaaagcaagagtatcccatatcatgttttttccctgtcttttcctttggccttgttcttacctgcaagacaaggagaaagagagcaatcagtcagcacttggaatcaagcttccagtcaggaactgactgcctggaaccccttacctgattacttacctggcattgctctcgagtactcatcttcaacatcttaagcttccagggaagataccgcatctgcctggggaacagatagggcaagtgagaaggatacaaggaagcatgtggagacaagcgtaacagcacacgtgccgatacatccactactctgtcaaaagcaaaagtatcccatatcagcagggtcgaacatactctagatttgatggacttgttttgaccctcaaattcttcagtcggccttatactctggaggaaaccagaaaaccctccagcccggtttaagaataagcctgtggaaagttacttcttcaaaagcaaaagtatcccatatcatctcttctcatttttcttctctttatccttcatgctgcctgcaagatagggagaatgtgaacaatcagccggagctctgattgcttaccttgtctgtcacctctttcagcagatcccctagcccggcgacttgggagactcctactacatggtttgtatcgcgcttgaccaagtctgaaactacaagtaaacttcaagtgaaattgatacacattaccttgtgcatctccaccagttacagataccaccctggatagaggaagagtacttccagagaagatgccacatctacctatgagacagataaggcaagtcaagacgataccacactccggtacttagaagtttaatggttacgagatcattctctcacaatatttcctaatgtcatttgtactaaatcattcacttgtactcactaaaggagagcttgaacctatgtacttgtgtaaaccctttacaattaatgagaactcctctattccgtggacgtagccaatctgggtgaaccacgtacatcttgtgtgtGCTtttctatctctatccatttatatacttatccacactaatgaccggagcaatctagcgaagatcacaaaaagtgaccgttttcgctacctaggatctatcttgcaagagaacggagaattagatggagatctcaaccatagaatacaagctggatggatgaagtgtaagagtgcatccggcgtgttgtgtgaccgtcgtaggccactggagctcaagggaaaattttataggacggcaataaggccagcgatgttgtatggcacagaatgttgggcggtgaagcatcaacacgtacacaaaatgggtgtagcggagatgaggatgcttcgtgggatgtatgggcacacgagaaaggataagattgggaatgaggatatccgaggtaaagtaggagtagccaaaattgaaggaaatatgagagaaaatcggttccggtggtttggacatgtgcaaagaaggcctactgacgctccggttcgaaaatgtgactacaggacagaggttcatggccgaagaggtagaggaagacctaggaaaactttggaagagaccctaagaaaagacttgagtacttggatctaactgaggacatgacacaaaaccgagcgcaatggcgttctaggattcatatagccgaccccacttagtgggaaaaagctttgttgttgttgttgttgttgttcaatGTTATGACCCAAAGTCTCTTCCCAAACTGGCGAGTGTTAGAGAGTGGTTAAGTTCACGTCCATGGTCCATCTTCTGATATCTttcaaaaccatatttttaaagATGTGCTTGTTGCCTTTTTTCAGTGCCAAAACTACTGTTTTGCCAGACAAAAAAAACTAGTGTTTGTTGAAGAATGATGAGCAATAGATGCCCCTTGCTTTGACAGAACTCGATAATGTAACAGTCAACTTTTTTTAGTGGTTGAGCCCCACCATGTCATTTGCCAAACATTATGACTATGTTGAGACTGAAACTTTTTAGAATTAACATTATCTGTTGAGTGTGATCAGTAATTCAAAGATGTGATGGCAAGGGTCTTAAGTTGtgtttatatttgattataTATCTGCAGATTCCGAAACCGAAATACGAAGATGATATTTGTACCATAAGTTTTACTTTTTAGGATTCATGTCTTAACAGGTGGATATGGTAATAATACCAGCAACCACTGGCCATATGGGTGTTCTTCCTGGACATGTAGCAACAATTGCCGAGTTGAAACCCGGGGTCATGTCAGTGCATGAAGGAAATGATGTCACAAAATATTTCGTCAGCAGTGGTTTTGCATTCATCCACGCCAACTCTATTGCAGACATAATTGCTGTAGAGGCTGTCCCTCTTGATCGTGTCGATGCAAGTCTTGTCCAGAAGGGGCTTGCAGAGTTTACCCAGAAGCTCAACTCAGCGTCGACTGACTTGGAGAAAGCTGAAGCCCAGATTGGAGTTGATGTGCATAGTGCCCTAAACTCTGCTCTCACCGGCTAGTTTTACTAGTCTTTGTGATGTTGATTTAGTCCGTTTGTACCCCCTGTCACATCTTTAAGGTGCTGCAATTCGACACTGATCGGTCTCTTGGAGCCAATATTTTCTCCAAACTGTCGTTTTTGTTTCTCTTGCAGTTCTGTGTCGAATGTGGAATTGGTGATAAAATAATACTGGAATTTGATATTCTTGTTTCATACATGAAAACAAAAGGGAGGTAAGAGCATGTTTGGTATTCTACTTGAAtctaactttttaaactcaaaaataatttttaagttttaggttttaaaaacttgtttggtaggactattttcaaaaactgaactcaaaactaacttaaaaatatagtctattatctaaaaacacaaaaggtgagtttttagagtttttaaacttaaaactcaatccttttttttctctccctccACCCCTCTCACTCCAAAGCTATCttgtctcttttcttctttctctccgccttctctatttatttttttaccctTTTCGTCTCAAATCTAATCCgttctcttcattctctcggttctttctctcactcatctTCATATCTATCTCCTCTGATCCTctcacttctttctttttctttcaatcatcttttactttttttcattctctctcctctttctctcttgaCTCATtctttttagatctctttgtctagtttaagttgtaagatttaaaatttttaaattgcataccaaacaagtttttaagtcttgaagaaaattgttttcaagaaaaattcttaagaaatgttttgagaaattataaaaaatttcaaataggataccaaacaagtCTTAATATTTTTTGTTCTACAAAGCATGTAGAATGTAGTTATATAATTCTACAAGTAATTACGAAATAATTCCAGTCTCCTGGACTCAATTGCAAAGTGGCTTTCAATCCCAATATCCCATAATTCCAATGGATTTATAAGCAATTATGTGTAGTGTGTAAAGGGTCACTTATTCTGTTTCGGAGAATGCAGAAAGCAAGAAAATGAAGGGACTATTCTGGCCATGGACAAATTTGTAGCCGGAATTATGTAGAAGGATGGTGTTATCTatatattcatttttatttctcaaacaTTATCTCAACTTTCAGCTGCCGGATCGAATAACTACTTTGATGACTCAGACAATTGGCAAAGAACTAAAAGACTAACCCTtaaaaagcctataaatacgTCTTTCGACTCCTCACAAAGGGTTAGACATGTTTTTTACCTCACTCAAAGTGCTTCGTTTACCCTCTTCCTCACATCCTAGCTTGATCGTCGGAACACTTGGGCTGCTCACGCTGTCAAGGGCAACTTCGGTATTTAGATCTcataatttattgttttgaataaatgaaagtggaatatttaacatttttttagttGTGTAATCCCTGCCCCTCTCGAATtagaaaatttttaattttaagaatCGCCAAATTTCACTCTTGTATTCGTGCTTCAAAGCGGCACACAATACCGAGCACCACAAGGCACTTTACTTTTTGacttaaaaaaatgtgtgatatccccacatcccattttacttttcacatacttttttaattttcgatcgtcgaatcggatgaattgaataagattaacggacagaaattatcaagggtgtgtaaaaagtaaaataaggtgtgtggatagcacattccaaaaaaaaacttacttttGCCGATTGCAAATCCAAAAAATGCACTTTGTTATGTGCTCTTATTTTTCTGCATTTTATGACCACATCTCCAAGTTTCAAGTTCATTGTATTTCTCTTGTtctaaatttctttttagtaCTGTTACTTAGTATTACGATCTAGTGGTATTGTTCTTCGTTTGTAAGTAAGAGATCTTAGATTTGTTCTCACCCAAAGGAAAATTTGACCCAACATTGTTGCAAGTTATTATGAGGCTTAGCAcactctctcaccctctcagtataataatatcgtttgtaaaaaaaaataaaataaatatatatatgtatttttagttctaaccaaggtataaaatatcgatgatatcggaaatatcagtagtccaaaaacacggaaatttcgatggaaatatcgggatattatcgatatcgataaaaattgaataaaaaccacggaaattgtaagaaaaacttggaaatttttattgaaactttgcaggatgtttatttagtcaactatctattagtttatcacaaaaaattggaaggaaatgcattgcatgatagatataactggttttaagtttattatatagcgagttggcaaacattgtgagtgtagaaaatatgtagtaattaatgaaagaagtttaaacataccataatcatttatatataatgaattagtacaatattttacactttatacattcatgataagatacatgagtgacttagtaaggtctaaaatatcgatgatatcggaaatatcggtagtccaaaaaaatatcggtagttcaaaaatacggaaatttcgatgaaaatattgggatattatgaatattttagaccatggttCTAACCAAGTGAAGACAAGTTAAAGAGAGATTAATCAAAGTTAGTCATTGTCGATGTATTATTTGtgttatatttttaataattttgtttgttagTGCTACACGttacacatttttttaatagaagagAATACACATTATTGAATGCACACATAAGcattggacaaaaaaaaaatcaaaagtttaTATAACGcattatttgtattgtattatttttctaatttttttgtcAGTGCTTCTCGATATGGTTGATTATTCTTTGTCTAAAATCTCACAATGAAACGTGTGTAGTTTTAATAGTATTAACAAATGTTGAACCaataaataagtaaaattaACATTGAAATCATAACTCTCAAATTCTTCTCAAGAAAGCAGAAACACAACAAAACTTTTAAACATATCGATGAACTTTCTTAGGTGCTTTAGAGTATCGGTATTCTAAATATTTAACCTGCAAACAACAAACGTTAAGATCTCATTAGTTCAAACATTAGTATTTGATACTTCGTAACAATCACGAATTTTTTATATGTCGAACGCTTTGTAAACACATGCACTGCACACAGCGTAAAGTGCACATTTTGCAACTCACGTTTACCTAATCACTCGAcgcaaataatattttttttatgagaattttaaagaaaaactctCGGtgttgtttattttaacgaaaaatcacatttttacactaaaaaaatcaatcatgatactattcattttaccttttattttatcattattattaaaacttaaatttttcaaaattttccattaaacttttttttttatcaattaaaGAAGCAGCCAATGACAAAAATTCAGTCCGACAGCTCATTCAGCAAGCCACATGGTATGGTCCACGTCGAGAGAAACCAAACGGAAATTCACGGGCCCACCAAATAATTGGAACCCCTTCGAGCGTGGGACGTTCTCCACCGTCGATTCTCCACCTCGAAAATCGTGGCCGTTCCAAGAACATGGTGCGTGCACACTTATGTCTCTTTTCGCAGCCACTTGCCACGTAGCACGGGTGATAATCTACGGTGCTGCCCTGGTAGTTCTTTTAAGGCACACGTGTAACGAGCACAAAAGGAAGGCTGCCCGTGGGGCACGGCCCGTAGTCGTGGGCCCGGGGAGACAAGGACCTTGGAAGTAGAGCCAGCATGGTCCTGAGTCAGGTGGATCCCCCTAGATGGTTTTGGTGGGTGTGGGTCCCCTCCGAGTCACCTCCACTGTTGGGTCTTTAATTCCGCTATTGTtttctttgggcttttgggGCCCAGTGTTTGCTCAAAGAAAGGATTCTAGAGatattttatgtttgtttactTATATGCCCTTCTTTGTTAATGAGATCTACGAAGTAACACTCTAGGCTAGAATGACGTTTCTCTAGCACGCATTATGTTGGTGGTGCTGTTGTAATTAAGACGAGAAAACAATGACAATTGGAAAGAGGGTtatacttttggattcttttgACATTATTGTCCAAAAGCTTCTGCAAATCCTTTTATAGCCCACAAatctcttttcatttttctattcTTGGAGTATTTACTTGCATTTAGAACCCACCTAAGAAGTTATATAACTAATGAGTTACCAAAGATTTTCATGAAACGCAAAAGATAATAAGGTTGTTGTAcgtacataaaaaataaaaaaaaaggtaaattgcCGGTTATTTTCTAaagaattgttttttttttaacaaatgttattatctacactaaggaggaggggtgagatttagcctcacaatgagctagtaataatgtggttcaaactcgtTTTtgacgagattcgaacctaagacattttacttacaagtgaagataaaCACCATTGGGTCATAGTACCAAGTAGCAAATTATTACTTTTTGAATATAAGCCCTATTCCTATTGTAAACTACACTAAGTATGGAGAGATGGTTAAATTTATTAAGGGGAAGGGAAAAGTTCGAAACCACTATAATAATTAAGGGGAGGGAGGAGTTTGAAACATGGGATGCTTGGATGGAAACCCAACAGTGTGTCCATTAGGATACTACACTAAGAGATGAGAGCGTTTGAACTCATGACGTAGTAGGTTCAAAAGAAATGACTAACTACTAGAGCAATCCACCACTTTCATttcttgaattattaatcaagtGAAAATTAATgccattaattatttttttagacAAAATAAGTCCTTAAAGCTCTTAAAAACTGTTAATTTCCCATGTAACGCTATTTTTTAAACTATTCCATCGAATCATGCGTAAATAATAAATCACATGGTTTGCACTTGCATTCTTTATAGCAATGAAATTATGTTTGATTAGACCTGCACATTACATACCTAATCAAAGAATTAGATCGATTTTCAGTAATTTGGAACATAAAACTTAATACGTCTCaaatataagtaaaagaatACCATAGAATGGTAGTATTAGTTGGTGTGTACTAAGCTTTATGAGCACTATATACCAAACAACACTAccaaaacatttgaaaaaaataaaaataaaagtaccATTAAGACAATTGAACGGTTACAACCCTATCTATCTTGCATGAGAATTGGAGGGTTTACTCAATAATTTGACACCAAAACTAAAACCACTATCTCTAACTCTTATTTGAGCTACTCAACGAATCTAGAATGTGAAGATAGGGAATCTTAAATTAAACTTGTAGATGACGCTTTATCGCAGTGATGG
This region of Malus domestica chromosome 07, GDT2T_hap1 genomic DNA includes:
- the LOC114826001 gene encoding ATP synthase subunit delta', mitochondrial-like — encoded protein: MLRRATTLLTRSTIPLRARPFSTDVAETAPADSTFSDAWKKVVPHIDPPRTPLTFMKPRPVTPSSIPTKLTVNFVLPYASELSAKEVDMVIIPATTGHMGVLPGHVATIAELKPGVMSVHEGNDVTKYFVSSGFAFIHANSIADIIAVEAVPLDRVDASLVQKGLAEFTQKLNSASTDLEKAEAQIGVDVHSALNSALTG